A part of Vulcanisaeta moutnovskia 768-28 genomic DNA contains:
- a CDS encoding RidA family protein, producing MPRTTIFTDKAPKPIGPYSQAVRVGNTLFISGQIPIDPSTGQLVKGSVKEQTERVLENIKAILEAAGYSLVDVAWVFVALKDLSRFSEFNEVYSRYFKENPPARITVEVSNLPGGALIEISAIAVKD from the coding sequence ATGCCAAGAACAACAATATTTACCGATAAGGCACCTAAACCAATAGGCCCATATTCACAGGCTGTGCGTGTTGGTAATACTCTATTCATTAGTGGGCAGATACCCATTGACCCATCAACTGGGCAGTTGGTTAAGGGTAGCGTTAAGGAACAGACTGAGAGGGTTCTCGAGAATATTAAGGCTATCCTTGAGGCTGCAGGTTATTCCTTGGTTGACGTGGCTTGGGTATTCGTGGCACTTAAGGATCTGAGCAGGTTCTCGGAATTTAATGAGGTTTATTCAAGGTACTTTAAGGAGAATCCACCTGCGCGCATTACTGTTGAGGTGAGTAACTTACCTGGTGGCGCCTTGATAGAGATATCTGCTATAGCCGTTAAGGATTAA
- a CDS encoding radical SAM protein, with amino-acid sequence MDRVVILDGYTDEPAGLGVPPYLDVYPRYIAGAVWSVDKSIDVKYFTIDQVRNDWVNFVKIANEAHVLIVIAGIVTPGKYLGGEPIRLEEIEKITGVITRPIRILGGPVARFGYGSAGGTIAIPRSKFQGYYDLVVTGDVDLVIYELLRNNYQLSKVSPALMHIDYELINQFAVLGSRIITQHPNYGKNLIIELETYKSCPRYISGGCSFCATVRYGPVRYREVKAIIAEVEALYGLGVRHFRLGRQADFYTYMAHDTGKLEFPRPNPGAIEELLVGIRNVAPELETLHIDNVNPGTVYHWPRESIEVTKVLMKYHTPGDVAAMGIETADPRVVKLNNLKVMPDEAYFAVRTISELGRVRGWNGMPELLPGINFVIGLPGETKETFRLNIEFLRRLLNDDVWVRRVNIRQVLVLPPTPLWNQADEIRQLLRVHRKYFLAFKYWVRRNFDHEMLRRIVPKGTILRRVFTETHYGDGTYARQVGSYPLLIYIPTKIELGRWIDIVVSEHGFRSVIGVPYPVNVNEAPKRLLKYIPHMSREILNKIIAARPIKDREQLRSIINNDELSKYLTL; translated from the coding sequence ATGGACCGAGTGGTAATACTCGATGGGTATACTGATGAACCAGCTGGACTTGGTGTACCACCATACCTAGATGTTTATCCACGTTATATTGCTGGTGCTGTGTGGAGTGTTGATAAGTCTATTGATGTTAAGTACTTCACTATTGACCAGGTTAGAAATGATTGGGTTAATTTCGTTAAGATTGCCAATGAAGCCCATGTACTCATTGTCATAGCGGGCATCGTAACGCCAGGTAAGTATCTTGGTGGTGAACCAATAAGGCTTGAGGAAATTGAGAAGATCACAGGTGTAATTACCAGACCCATAAGGATTCTCGGCGGCCCTGTGGCTAGGTTTGGTTATGGTTCGGCAGGTGGTACAATAGCAATTCCAAGGAGTAAGTTCCAGGGGTATTATGACTTGGTGGTTACGGGTGACGTAGACTTAGTAATCTATGAATTACTAAGAAATAATTACCAATTATCGAAGGTCTCGCCAGCCCTAATGCACATTGATTATGAATTAATCAACCAATTTGCAGTGTTGGGCTCACGTATAATTACACAGCATCCCAATTACGGTAAGAACTTAATCATTGAGCTTGAAACCTACAAGTCCTGCCCAAGGTACATCTCAGGTGGTTGTTCCTTCTGCGCCACGGTTAGGTATGGCCCGGTTAGGTATAGGGAGGTGAAGGCCATTATTGCAGAGGTTGAGGCATTGTATGGTCTTGGGGTTAGGCACTTCAGACTTGGTAGGCAGGCCGACTTCTACACTTACATGGCCCACGACACAGGTAAGCTGGAATTCCCAAGGCCTAACCCAGGGGCTATTGAGGAGTTACTCGTTGGTATTAGGAACGTGGCGCCCGAATTGGAGACTCTACACATTGACAATGTTAATCCAGGCACCGTTTATCACTGGCCCAGGGAGAGTATTGAAGTTACGAAGGTATTGATGAAGTACCACACGCCCGGTGACGTGGCTGCGATGGGTATCGAGACCGCTGATCCAAGGGTTGTCAAATTGAACAACCTAAAGGTGATGCCTGACGAAGCCTACTTCGCAGTTAGGACGATTAGTGAGTTGGGTAGGGTTAGGGGGTGGAATGGAATGCCTGAGCTACTGCCTGGCATTAACTTTGTCATTGGTTTGCCCGGCGAGACTAAGGAGACCTTTAGGTTAAACATTGAATTCTTAAGGAGATTGCTTAATGATGATGTTTGGGTTAGGAGAGTTAACATTAGGCAGGTCCTTGTGCTACCACCGACACCGCTGTGGAATCAAGCCGATGAGATTAGGCAATTACTGAGGGTTCACAGGAAGTACTTCCTAGCCTTCAAGTACTGGGTTAGGAGGAACTTCGACCATGAGATGCTCAGGAGGATTGTGCCAAAGGGCACAATACTAAGGAGAGTATTCACAGAGACTCACTATGGGGATGGGACGTACGCAAGGCAGGTAGGTTCATACCCACTGCTAATTTACATACCCACCAAGATAGAGCTTGGGAGGTGGATTGACATTGTCGTGTCTGAGCACGGCTTTAGATCTGTGATTGGCGTGCCATACCCAGTTAACGTTAATGAGGCGCCAAAGAGACTCCTTAAGTATATCCCTCACATGAGCAGGGAAATACTGAACAAAATAATTGCGGCAAGGCCAATAAAGGATCGCGAACAACTAAGAAGTATAATAAACAATGATGAATTGAGTAAGTACTTAACGTTATGA
- a CDS encoding thioredoxin family protein, translating into MNKTNIEIFIHPTCSTCHTLIRLLKQWNYLDIVKIIDTSRDPYTAMERGVRSVPSIFINGELVFAGIVDFKRLKAMLDGEYSSSVFEGDLRELEERFFRGVLDSVATALWLYVNEDCNALLKDREFTMAITNISIYSNREELYDELRRYLSDVNTCREAIRSREERFFAVITKNFTREIYWLYNRFLSWNDISKLYNKEVIAHWMIVRSALGRVGLRVYPISNEKFKEKVEKVYNYMSQAFDEYMRQVIDEQAGIFNDLEYVEVIDNTMKNIKVP; encoded by the coding sequence GTGAACAAAACAAACATAGAGATCTTCATACACCCAACCTGCTCAACATGCCATACATTAATTAGATTACTGAAGCAGTGGAATTACCTAGATATTGTTAAGATAATAGATACCTCTAGGGATCCGTACACTGCAATGGAGAGAGGAGTTAGATCGGTACCGAGTATTTTCATTAATGGCGAGTTAGTATTTGCAGGGATAGTCGACTTCAAGAGACTTAAGGCAATGCTCGATGGCGAGTACTCAAGCAGTGTGTTCGAGGGTGACTTAAGGGAACTTGAGGAGAGATTTTTCAGGGGTGTTCTCGATAGCGTGGCTACAGCACTTTGGCTTTATGTTAATGAGGATTGTAATGCCCTCCTTAAAGATAGGGAATTCACAATGGCGATAACCAACATATCCATATACAGTAACCGCGAGGAGTTGTATGATGAATTACGTAGGTACTTAAGTGACGTTAATACATGTAGGGAAGCCATAAGGAGTAGAGAGGAGAGGTTCTTTGCCGTAATCACCAAGAATTTCACGAGAGAGATTTACTGGCTATATAATAGGTTTCTTAGTTGGAATGATATCTCTAAGTTATATAATAAAGAGGTTATTGCTCACTGGATGATTGTACGTAGTGCCCTTGGTAGGGTTGGCCTTAGGGTGTACCCAATTAGTAATGAGAAATTTAAGGAAAAAGTTGAGAAGGTTTATAATTACATGAGCCAAGCATTTGATGAGTACATGAGGCAGGTCATTGATGAACAGGCAGGTATATTTAATGACCTGGAGTATGTTGAAGTTATTGATAATACAATGAAAAATATAAAGGTTCCTTAA
- the ilvA gene encoding threonine ammonia-lyase, with protein MTTPREIYERSLDALKLIKDAQSRGLIHRTPLIRSETISNIAGTNVWLKLESLQKTGSFKVRGAYFAISNAVKRMSINHVVTASAGNHAQGVAYSASLMGIKATVVMPQYTPWIKISRAKRYGADVVLHGESYSEAEEYATKLARDLGAYYVHAYNDPDVIAGQGTIGFEILEDLKDVDYVIVPVGGGGLISGIASVIKTVSPRTKVIGVQSDGAPGAYLSLKSGRIITIERVDTIADGIAVKKIGDLTFKLMSELLDDIVLVNDLEIAKAILTIAESVKVIAEGAGAVAVAALMSGKVKVSGNVVAVVSGGNIDMNMLFRVISKALALEGRIVKISGLLPDRPGMLGKVTSVLGDLGVNILDIFHERYDPTITPGYAMVSFIVELPPEENALDKVMNKLKELGFSFRVEKP; from the coding sequence ATGACTACACCACGCGAGATCTATGAACGATCATTAGATGCACTAAAGCTGATTAAGGATGCTCAATCAAGGGGTTTAATACATAGGACACCCTTAATAAGGTCCGAGACTATCAGTAATATTGCTGGTACCAATGTATGGTTGAAGCTCGAGTCTCTCCAAAAAACTGGCTCATTCAAGGTTAGGGGTGCTTACTTTGCGATTAGTAATGCGGTCAAGAGAATGAGTATAAACCACGTCGTTACAGCCTCAGCAGGTAATCACGCGCAGGGCGTAGCCTACTCAGCAAGCCTAATGGGTATAAAGGCCACGGTGGTAATGCCCCAGTACACGCCATGGATAAAGATATCAAGGGCGAAGAGGTACGGAGCCGACGTTGTCCTTCACGGTGAATCCTACAGCGAGGCTGAGGAATACGCAACTAAATTGGCTAGGGATTTGGGTGCGTATTACGTCCATGCATACAACGATCCTGACGTGATAGCTGGGCAAGGCACAATAGGCTTTGAGATACTCGAGGATCTTAAGGATGTCGATTATGTAATAGTACCCGTCGGTGGTGGTGGGCTAATATCAGGGATAGCCTCTGTAATAAAGACAGTAAGCCCCAGAACTAAGGTTATTGGTGTTCAATCAGATGGCGCTCCAGGAGCATATTTAAGCTTAAAGAGTGGTAGGATAATTACGATAGAGAGGGTAGACACGATAGCGGATGGTATAGCCGTTAAGAAGATTGGTGATTTAACGTTTAAACTAATGAGTGAGTTGCTTGATGATATAGTGTTGGTTAACGATCTTGAAATTGCCAAGGCCATATTAACAATAGCGGAGAGCGTTAAGGTAATTGCTGAAGGTGCAGGTGCGGTTGCCGTTGCTGCGTTGATGAGCGGTAAGGTTAAGGTTAGTGGTAATGTGGTAGCTGTGGTTAGTGGTGGTAATATAGATATGAATATGTTATTTAGAGTAATAAGTAAGGCCCTGGCCCTAGAGGGAAGGATTGTGAAGATAAGCGGCTTATTACCAGATAGACCTGGCATGCTTGGTAAGGTAACATCTGTGTTAGGTGATTTAGGCGTTAATATTCTCGATATATTTCATGAGAGGTATGACCCAACAATAACGCCGGGCTATGCCATGGTGTCGTTTATAGTGGAATTACCGCCCGAGGAGAATGCCCTTGATAAGGTTATGAATAAACTTAAGGAACTTGGATTTAGCTTTAGGGTTGAGAAACCATAA
- a CDS encoding molybdopterin molybdotransferase MoeA, translating to MGFKETKIVDQVLNEAIKYIKHVPRVVDSTITEALNKYLAEDAVAKFDVPGFNRSAVDGYAVRSVDTFGASSTNPITLRVIGFMSVGDDPSKYSLNPGEAVEISTGAPLPINADAVVMYEDTRRAGDYVEVLRPVPPMGNVSRRGEDVKANEVMYRKGMKILPWDLGVLASMGIYRVKVFSPRVAIISTGNELVEVTDVLSKGPPPGRVVNSSRFVIEGLLKSLGCEPVYLGIVGDYEERIAETIDNALRDYDAVITTGGVSVGKVDYTIKAVMRLKPEYINHGLSIRPGKPNSIAVVNGKPIFMLSGFPVAAATGFDVLVRPILLHMMGATDDPRPIVRGILTRRVSTPVNTRSFVRVRVYLGRDGKVYVDPLALTGSGVLSTLVRGNGILIVPENREGFDEGDEVEVTLIRPLFVEGS from the coding sequence ATGGGCTTTAAGGAGACAAAGATCGTGGATCAAGTACTCAATGAGGCTATTAAATATATTAAGCACGTGCCTAGAGTCGTTGATTCTACAATAACTGAAGCACTTAATAAGTACTTGGCTGAGGATGCAGTGGCTAAATTTGATGTACCTGGATTCAATAGGTCGGCAGTTGATGGTTATGCAGTAAGGAGCGTAGATACCTTTGGGGCATCATCAACAAATCCAATAACGCTGAGGGTGATAGGGTTTATGTCGGTTGGTGATGATCCAAGCAAATACTCATTAAATCCAGGTGAGGCCGTGGAAATAAGCACTGGCGCTCCATTACCTATTAATGCTGATGCAGTGGTTATGTATGAAGATACACGCAGGGCAGGGGATTATGTTGAGGTTTTAAGACCTGTACCACCCATGGGTAATGTATCAAGGAGGGGTGAGGACGTTAAGGCCAATGAGGTAATGTATAGGAAAGGCATGAAAATATTGCCTTGGGATTTAGGTGTATTAGCGTCAATGGGTATTTATAGGGTTAAGGTATTCTCACCAAGAGTTGCAATAATAAGTACGGGTAATGAGCTTGTGGAAGTAACTGATGTGTTAAGTAAGGGACCGCCACCTGGCCGGGTAGTTAATAGTTCAAGGTTTGTAATTGAGGGTTTGCTCAAGTCTCTTGGTTGCGAACCAGTTTACCTAGGCATTGTTGGTGATTATGAGGAGAGGATAGCCGAAACCATAGATAATGCTCTCAGGGATTATGATGCAGTAATTACAACGGGCGGTGTTTCGGTGGGTAAGGTTGATTATACAATAAAAGCCGTAATGAGACTAAAACCTGAGTATATTAATCACGGGCTTTCAATTAGGCCTGGAAAGCCAAACAGCATAGCAGTGGTTAATGGAAAACCTATCTTTATGCTTAGTGGTTTTCCTGTTGCAGCCGCAACAGGTTTTGATGTGCTTGTAAGGCCTATACTACTTCATATGATGGGGGCTACTGATGATCCAAGGCCCATTGTCAGGGGCATTCTAACCAGGAGGGTATCAACGCCAGTTAATACTAGGTCATTTGTGAGGGTTAGGGTTTACTTGGGAAGAGATGGTAAGGTGTATGTGGATCCACTTGCATTAACAGGTAGTGGGGTACTGAGTACGTTGGTCAGGGGTAATGGTATTCTCATTGTTCCTGAGAATAGGGAGGGGTTTGATGAGGGTGATGAGGTGGAGGTTACATTAATTAGACCATTGTTTGTAGAGGGATCGTAA
- a CDS encoding MarC family protein, which translates to MTGALIDILNMTGQLIAILNPIGAIPTLSIYIINMEQEQLRRVYQLVGISVPLLMVIFAVGGRYILQAFGVNLDAFRIAGGVLLMGIAMETLMAGGPRAVGAVKEPEEFVLVPIVTPLLVGPGTITELILFSALYPIYEVIIAALISSVVTYAVIRFSQPLLKRLGSNTLKVLGRFMSLIIAALAIGMILTGITNYIESLHIS; encoded by the coding sequence GTGACTGGAGCCTTAATAGATATTTTAAACATGACTGGCCAGTTAATAGCAATACTTAACCCAATAGGCGCCATACCAACATTATCCATATACATAATAAACATGGAACAAGAGCAATTAAGGAGGGTTTACCAACTAGTTGGTATCAGCGTACCTTTACTAATGGTGATATTCGCAGTCGGCGGCAGGTACATACTACAGGCCTTCGGCGTTAACCTGGACGCCTTCAGGATTGCCGGCGGCGTATTGCTCATGGGCATTGCCATGGAAACCCTAATGGCCGGCGGTCCCAGAGCTGTTGGTGCCGTTAAGGAGCCCGAGGAATTCGTGCTAGTGCCAATAGTGACACCACTACTCGTTGGTCCAGGTACAATAACCGAGTTAATACTATTCTCGGCACTATACCCAATATACGAGGTCATAATAGCTGCATTAATAAGCTCAGTAGTCACATATGCAGTAATTAGGTTCTCACAACCACTACTCAAGAGACTGGGCAGCAATACGCTTAAGGTACTTGGCAGGTTCATGAGCCTGATAATCGCCGCGCTTGCCATAGGAATGATACTGACCGGTATTACAAATTACATAGAATCATTGCATATTAGTTAA
- a CDS encoding DNA double-strand break repair nuclease NurA produces the protein MADIFYDIYYKRLMELNENHSLRRINTMHGVLSKIIDASDIRDLWKSLPTFSRHDNNKAVAIDGGVRELELRDGSAIIIARAIAVNNIGEQPIKDVIVDWIPVFTPVIKWVLLSYIESEVALRTIERGKYDFLLLDGSLYAKITALIHELILTKGFLDLYYIPEVIRALESLYNVLERARELGVNVIFVAKDSKLKIFKDYILFKALKELILSDVPFVNVSKELLDILNRGIDWYSIVWIRNYRNKLISLAKNYNGTHRDLIRIGIRMALSQSISDIMLLEELVRMRGIRAGMTRKLLIGAMDAYLNHKSLTQIDNLLKFIKDRIEDSAGLRTVDDYDNLNIDEELNKVRKVLINFPRIIMLYIKFNESDTPISVEIPYYDWPMFNQGVPWKLFYDKIDISNHLGLLMSMYKDPIHYNKLLWLAHEYANFGEDQFLEYAMTAVSKLRIQTKRRFGMAFNINLNPQPEDFQE, from the coding sequence GTGGCCGACATATTTTATGACATTTATTATAAACGATTAATGGAATTGAATGAGAACCACAGTCTAAGAAGAATTAATACAATGCATGGTGTATTAAGTAAAATTATTGATGCCAGCGATATTAGGGATTTATGGAAATCACTCCCCACCTTCTCTAGGCATGATAATAATAAGGCAGTGGCTATTGATGGAGGCGTTAGGGAACTTGAACTTAGGGATGGAAGTGCCATAATAATCGCTAGGGCTATTGCAGTTAATAATATTGGTGAGCAACCAATTAAGGATGTGATTGTTGATTGGATACCCGTATTTACACCCGTTATTAAGTGGGTATTATTGTCGTATATAGAGAGCGAGGTTGCACTGAGGACCATTGAGAGAGGTAAATATGACTTCCTGCTGTTAGATGGTAGTTTATATGCTAAGATTACAGCGTTAATCCACGAGTTAATATTAACGAAGGGTTTCTTAGATCTTTATTACATTCCTGAGGTTATAAGGGCATTGGAAAGCCTATATAATGTTCTTGAGAGAGCTAGGGAGTTAGGAGTTAATGTAATCTTTGTGGCTAAGGATTCTAAGTTAAAGATATTTAAGGACTACATACTATTTAAGGCACTTAAGGAGTTAATACTCAGTGACGTGCCCTTTGTTAATGTCAGTAAGGAACTCCTTGATATACTCAATAGGGGTATTGATTGGTATAGTATTGTTTGGATCAGGAATTATAGAAATAAGCTAATCTCATTGGCAAAGAATTACAATGGAACACACAGAGACTTAATTAGAATTGGCATTAGAATGGCACTGAGTCAATCAATATCTGATATTATGCTTCTAGAGGAGTTAGTTAGAATGCGGGGCATTAGGGCAGGTATGACCAGGAAACTACTAATAGGCGCAATGGACGCGTATCTAAACCATAAATCATTAACACAAATAGATAACCTATTAAAATTCATTAAGGATAGAATTGAAGACAGTGCTGGATTAAGAACCGTTGATGACTATGATAATCTAAATATTGATGAAGAACTAAATAAAGTTAGGAAGGTATTAATTAATTTTCCAAGAATAATCATGCTATACATAAAATTTAATGAAAGTGATACTCCAATATCAGTGGAAATACCTTACTATGACTGGCCAATGTTTAATCAAGGAGTTCCCTGGAAACTATTCTATGATAAAATTGATATTAGTAATCACCTAGGACTACTTATGAGCATGTACAAGGACCCCATTCATTATAATAAATTACTCTGGCTTGCCCATGAATATGCCAATTTTGGTGAGGATCAATTTCTCGAGTATGCAATGACTGCGGTGAGTAAGTTAAGAATACAGACCAAGAGAAGATTCGGTATGGCCTTCAACATCAACCTAAATCCCCAACCTGAGGATTTCCAAGAATGA
- a CDS encoding AIR synthase family protein, with protein sequence MRYARVGVMVKISNEVLRRIVFTNLGVKDDDVIVGPKVGEDAAIIRISDKYLAMHTDPITGAIERIGWFAINIVANDIAVRGIRPRWFLLTLLLPTDTNEDGIRKIMTDVNTALMELGGSLVGGHTEYAPGLDRVIASTTAIGVGDRYITTSDAQVGDLILVTKYVAMEGTAILASDFTNELIRRGVPKDVLDRAKDLIWNLSVVKEALELADVANAMHDPTEGGLLQGLLEIAEASGVRLRINVDGIPILPETRYLFNTLGLDPLKSLSSGMLVATIPRSVVNAVDYKLRRLGINYSIIGEVVKGEPGVDLVKDGEVLGNVSGFIEDEVMKLWHEKY encoded by the coding sequence ATGCGATATGCCAGAGTTGGCGTCATGGTTAAGATAAGTAATGAAGTACTAAGGAGAATTGTATTTACGAATTTAGGCGTTAAGGATGACGATGTAATCGTCGGCCCTAAGGTAGGTGAGGATGCCGCAATTATCAGGATTAGCGACAAATACTTGGCAATGCATACGGACCCAATAACCGGCGCTATTGAGAGGATTGGTTGGTTTGCAATAAATATAGTAGCTAATGATATAGCCGTTAGAGGTATTAGGCCGAGGTGGTTTTTATTAACATTGCTATTGCCCACAGACACTAATGAGGATGGTATTAGGAAGATAATGACGGACGTAAATACCGCACTCATGGAATTAGGAGGTTCGCTTGTTGGTGGTCATACAGAGTATGCTCCAGGTCTTGATAGAGTTATTGCATCAACCACAGCCATTGGCGTTGGGGATCGCTACATAACCACGTCTGACGCCCAGGTAGGTGATTTAATCCTTGTAACGAAGTACGTAGCTATGGAAGGCACGGCAATACTGGCTAGCGACTTTACTAATGAGCTAATTAGGAGGGGTGTACCTAAGGATGTTCTTGATAGGGCCAAGGACCTTATTTGGAATCTTAGTGTTGTTAAGGAAGCACTCGAGCTAGCCGATGTTGCTAATGCAATGCACGATCCAACCGAGGGTGGGTTATTACAGGGTCTTCTTGAGATTGCCGAGGCTAGTGGTGTTAGGTTAAGGATAAATGTTGATGGGATACCCATACTTCCAGAAACGCGGTATTTATTTAATACGTTGGGTCTCGACCCACTTAAGTCACTAAGTTCAGGCATGCTAGTGGCTACAATACCCAGGAGTGTGGTTAATGCCGTGGACTATAAGTTACGGAGACTTGGTATTAATTACTCAATCATTGGTGAGGTTGTTAAGGGCGAGCCAGGTGTTGATTTGGTTAAGGATGGTGAAGTACTTGGTAATGTTAGCGGCTTTATTGAGGATGAGGTTATGAAGCTCTGGCACGAGAAGTACTAG
- a CDS encoding LUD domain-containing protein: MEVVAPPNWDVAITRAKSSNIPAVFEILKRHPYLLDLAKELRKAREEVIKNLDYYIDLTKKSVERIGGRFYLAETANEAKDIVGKIVGNGKVIVMSKNNVASETGLRPYLENLGNEVWETDLGEFLIQIANEEPSHILAPALHMTKERIAQVMKEKLGIDVPPDPVAIAQRAREFLRDKFLKANVGITGANAIAADTGAVLLVENEGNIRMTSVVPTVHIVYDGVEKIVPTLYHAMIETLIQAAYAGLYPPTYVNLTAGPSSTADVEMYRVSPAQGPKEFHMVLIDNGRRKAAKDPILWEILLCIRCGRCSMHCPTYWAVGPRFGKPPYTGPMGIPWTAVTRGIMEAGPAAMLCTHSGNCKEVCPMGIDLPKLILHVKEEYLKQLKIK; the protein is encoded by the coding sequence ATGGAGGTAGTGGCACCACCGAATTGGGATGTTGCTATAACTAGGGCTAAGTCTTCGAATATACCTGCCGTTTTTGAAATACTTAAGAGACATCCGTATCTTCTTGATTTAGCTAAGGAATTGAGAAAGGCTAGGGAGGAGGTCATTAAAAACCTTGATTACTACATAGACCTCACTAAGAAGTCCGTAGAACGAATAGGAGGTAGGTTCTATCTTGCTGAGACTGCTAATGAAGCTAAGGATATTGTCGGCAAGATTGTCGGCAATGGCAAAGTCATAGTCATGAGTAAGAACAATGTAGCCTCGGAGACCGGATTAAGACCGTACCTCGAAAATCTAGGTAACGAGGTCTGGGAGACGGATCTTGGCGAATTCTTGATACAAATTGCTAATGAGGAACCGAGTCACATACTAGCACCTGCGCTTCACATGACCAAGGAGAGGATAGCCCAGGTGATGAAGGAAAAGCTCGGTATTGATGTACCGCCAGACCCAGTGGCTATTGCGCAGCGAGCCAGGGAATTCCTAAGGGATAAATTCCTTAAGGCCAATGTGGGAATTACGGGCGCCAATGCCATAGCTGCCGATACAGGTGCGGTGTTATTGGTTGAGAATGAGGGAAACATTAGGATGACCAGTGTGGTACCCACCGTACATATTGTTTACGATGGTGTTGAAAAGATAGTACCAACATTATACCACGCTATGATTGAAACACTAATACAGGCGGCCTACGCTGGGCTTTACCCACCTACGTACGTCAACTTAACGGCTGGACCAAGTAGTACAGCTGACGTTGAGATGTATAGGGTATCACCAGCCCAAGGCCCTAAGGAGTTCCACATGGTGCTTATTGATAATGGTAGAAGAAAAGCCGCCAAGGATCCCATTCTATGGGAAATATTACTATGTATCAGGTGTGGTAGGTGCAGTATGCATTGCCCAACATATTGGGCTGTTGGTCCAAGGTTTGGTAAACCACCATATACAGGTCCTATGGGTATACCATGGACGGCCGTAACCAGAGGAATAATGGAGGCAGGGCCGGCCGCCATGTTATGTACACACTCTGGAAATTGTAAGGAGGTCTGCCCTATGGGTATTGATTTACCTAAGTTAATACTCCATGTTAAGGAGGAGTATCTAAA
- a CDS encoding CRISPR-associated protein Cas4 has product MVGNSMIRFSRDYVTVSEIAQQLYCEYKLHLSVVEGRVQTPSMEMGIIIHDEVFKGRRVSTEEFLNVVKSSEIVIATLPLIANISGITVLGIPDAVVFMGGIAKAVIELKTSNKWLDRLFDNEYVQAQLYAYLINKMGLGKDPLVIVIKTKRDINITEKLRRNILSMAVKYLMNSVEFPAKVRFRDFIVYINEFDRSIEVHLKWALDYWLMRREPKASPSLGKCAVCEFNNKCPFKSFVQE; this is encoded by the coding sequence TTGGTAGGTAATTCAATGATTAGATTCAGTAGGGATTACGTAACTGTTTCTGAAATAGCCCAACAGCTATATTGTGAATACAAATTGCATTTATCAGTCGTTGAAGGTAGGGTGCAAACACCATCCATGGAAATGGGAATAATAATCCACGATGAGGTATTTAAGGGAAGGAGAGTGAGTACAGAGGAGTTTCTCAATGTTGTTAAGAGCAGTGAGATTGTAATAGCCACATTACCGTTAATAGCAAATATAAGTGGTATTACTGTATTGGGTATACCCGACGCTGTGGTATTTATGGGTGGAATAGCCAAGGCTGTTATTGAATTAAAGACAAGTAATAAGTGGTTGGATAGATTATTCGATAACGAGTATGTACAGGCACAATTATATGCATATCTAATAAATAAAATGGGATTAGGTAAGGATCCATTGGTTATTGTGATAAAGACTAAGCGTGATATTAACATCACCGAGAAGTTACGTAGGAATATTCTCTCTATGGCAGTTAAGTATTTAATGAATTCTGTGGAATTTCCTGCTAAGGTTAGGTTTAGGGATTTCATAGTCTACATTAATGAGTTTGATAGATCAATAGAGGTTCACCTTAAATGGGCATTGGATTATTGGCTGATGCGTAGAGAACCCAAGGCCTCACCATCACTTGGTAAATGCGCCGTATGTGAATTTAATAATAAATGCCCATTTAAGTCATTCGTACAGGAGTGA